In the genome of Magnolia sinica isolate HGM2019 chromosome 2, MsV1, whole genome shotgun sequence, one region contains:
- the LOC131235320 gene encoding transcription factor bHLH30-like, producing MLPFQSYYGFGRGEGLFPGIGSIEMDGGGSSLGSRSTAETKAMAACKSHSEAERRRRERINGHLATLRTLLPNTTKTDKASLLAEVVQHVKELKRHAADAAPSSSNNIWPFPGETDEVTLDPDPRSSLIKASVCCDDRPDLLSDLNGAIRSLRLRAVRAEITTVGGRTKSVFLIEGRGGDDECSTIRRALKAVLEKRAAVSTTSLSASGAMLPGNKRPRLSRQLGVSGF from the exons ATGCTTCCTTTCCAGAGCTACTACGGGTTTGGGAGAGGGGAAGGTTTGTTCCCAGGGATTGGATCGATAGAGATGGACGGTGGTGGTTCGAGTCTGGGTTCAAGATCGACCGCCGAGACGAAAGCGATGGCGGCTTGTAAGAGCCACAGTGAGGCGGAAAGGAGGAGGAGAGAGCGAATCAACGGTCATCTCGCGACGCTTCGAACGCTTCTACCAAACACCACGAAA ACAGATAAAGCGTCGTTGCTCGCGGAGGTCGTCCAACACGTCAAGGAGCTGAAACGCCACGCGGCTGATGCGGCACCGAGTAGCAGTAACAACATCTGGCCGTTCCCTGGAGAAACGGACGAGGTGACGTTGGACCCGGACCCGCGTTCGTCTCTCATAAAAGCATCCGTCTGTTGTGACGACCGGCCCGACCTGCTGTCTGATCTTAACGGTGCGATCCGCTCGCTGAGGCTACGAGCTGTGAGGGCGGAGATCACGACGGTCGGGGGACGGACCAAGAGCGTCTTCCTGATCGAAGGTAGGGGAGGAGACGACGAATGCTCGACCATCCGTCGCGCTCTCAAGGCAGTCCTCGAGAAGCGCGCCGCTGTTTCTACGACTTCTTTGTCCGCCTCGGGCGCGATGTTGCCGGGGAATAAACGGCCCCGTCTCTCACGCCAGCTCGGCGTTAGTGGTTTTTAG
- the LOC131235330 gene encoding uncharacterized protein LOC131235330 isoform X6, with translation MEVKHLKNVGNHVGKDSEAATKGGDDKLRKEFTLGDIVWIKIYDSSWWPAQVVDENTIGGGEKIEKKMEGGVLTRLYGSYEYLYVDPMKYHSEFENVLKQNNCSVKEILNKALEQDLSQIKSGAKSKRKASTRKAIVEASRDKMPKQDRIETTQAMGSLGKLQDGVKSNLLEAKARDESCKDKISVQDGVKKKKKADGQDSDGVQRSTTEAAVVDVLKTPKQGDRKDKKTISSPISATNSLKCSQDMSARRMRVMQSLGLIAPCGSPFQRVGLCKVALSP, from the exons ATGGAAGTAAAACACCTCAAAAATGTTGGAAATCATGTTGGCAAGGATAGTGAGGCAGCCACGAAAGGTGGGGATGACAAATTGAGGAAGGAGTTCACATTGGGGGATATTGTATGGATTAAGATCTATGACTCTTCATGGTGGCCTGCACAG GTTGTAGACGAGAACACCATAGGTGGGGGTGAAAAGATCGAGAAGAAAATGGAGGGTGGAGTTCTCACTCGACTCTATGGAAGCTATGAGTA cTTGTATGTGGACCCCATGAAATACCACTCTGAGTTTGAGAAT GTTCTTAAGCAAAATAACTGTAGTGTCAAAGAGATTCTAAATAAAGCTTTGGAGCAG GATCTTTCTCAAATCAAATCTGGTGCTAAATCAAAGAGGAAAGCTTCTACACGTAAAG CTATAGTTGAAGCTTCTAGAGATAAAATGCCTAAGCAAGATAGGATTGAGACAACTCAGGCAATGGGTTCTTTAGGAAAACTGCAGGATGGAGTAAAGAGTAATCTCTTGGAGGCAAAGGCTAGAGATGAATCATGCAAGGACAAAATATCAGTGCAAGATGGAgttaagaaaaagaagaaagcagATGGCCAAGACTCT GATGGGGTACAGAGGTCCACCACGGAAGCTGCTGTGGTTGACGTCTTGAAAACCCCAAAACAAGGGGATAGGAAAGACAAAAAAACAATCAGCAGCCCAATCTCT GCAACCAACTCATTAAAGTGCTCACAAGATATGAGCGCAAGGCGAATGCGAGTGATGCAGAGCCTTGGCTTGATTGCCCCATGCGGGTCCCCATTTCAAAGAGTTGGGCTCTGCAAGGTTGCATTGAGTCCATGA
- the LOC131235330 gene encoding uncharacterized protein LOC131235330 isoform X3: protein MEVKHLKNVGNHVGKDSEAATKGGDDKLRKEFTLGDIVWIKIYDSSWWPAQVVDENTIGGGEKIEKKMEGGVLTRLYGSYEYLYVDPMKYHSEFENVLKQNNCSVKEILNKALEQDLSQIKSGAKSKRKASTRKAIVEASRDKMPKQDRIETTQAMGSLGKLQDGVKSNLLEAKARDESCKDKISVQDGVKKKKKADGQDSDMHAGRKRKQRDPSAENGDGVQRSTTEAAVVDVLKTPKQGDRKDKKTISSPISATNSLKCSQDMSARRMRVMQSLGLIAPCGSPFQRVGLCKVALSP, encoded by the exons ATGGAAGTAAAACACCTCAAAAATGTTGGAAATCATGTTGGCAAGGATAGTGAGGCAGCCACGAAAGGTGGGGATGACAAATTGAGGAAGGAGTTCACATTGGGGGATATTGTATGGATTAAGATCTATGACTCTTCATGGTGGCCTGCACAG GTTGTAGACGAGAACACCATAGGTGGGGGTGAAAAGATCGAGAAGAAAATGGAGGGTGGAGTTCTCACTCGACTCTATGGAAGCTATGAGTA cTTGTATGTGGACCCCATGAAATACCACTCTGAGTTTGAGAAT GTTCTTAAGCAAAATAACTGTAGTGTCAAAGAGATTCTAAATAAAGCTTTGGAGCAG GATCTTTCTCAAATCAAATCTGGTGCTAAATCAAAGAGGAAAGCTTCTACACGTAAAG CTATAGTTGAAGCTTCTAGAGATAAAATGCCTAAGCAAGATAGGATTGAGACAACTCAGGCAATGGGTTCTTTAGGAAAACTGCAGGATGGAGTAAAGAGTAATCTCTTGGAGGCAAAGGCTAGAGATGAATCATGCAAGGACAAAATATCAGTGCAAGATGGAgttaagaaaaagaagaaagcagATGGCCAAGACTCT GATATGCATGCTGGTAGAAAGAGAAAGCAAAGAGATCCCTCTGCAGAAAATGGT GATGGGGTACAGAGGTCCACCACGGAAGCTGCTGTGGTTGACGTCTTGAAAACCCCAAAACAAGGGGATAGGAAAGACAAAAAAACAATCAGCAGCCCAATCTCT GCAACCAACTCATTAAAGTGCTCACAAGATATGAGCGCAAGGCGAATGCGAGTGATGCAGAGCCTTGGCTTGATTGCCCCATGCGGGTCCCCATTTCAAAGAGTTGGGCTCTGCAAGGTTGCATTGAGTCCATGA
- the LOC131235330 gene encoding uncharacterized protein LOC131235330 isoform X8: MEVKHLKNVGNHVGKDSEAATKGGDDKLRKEFTLGDIVWIKIYDSSWWPAQVVDENTIGGGEKIEKKMEGGVLTRLYGSYEYLYVDPMKYHSEFENVGANNSTLFLSRNNLVRKKLIVYSMMSGNAYRIFLKSNLVLNQRGKLLHVKDGVKSNLLEAKARDESCKDKISVQDGVKKKKKADGQDSDGVQRSTTEAAVVDVLKTPKQGDRKDKKTISSPISATNSLKCSQDMSARRMRVMQSLGLIAPCGSPFQRVGLCKVALSP; this comes from the exons ATGGAAGTAAAACACCTCAAAAATGTTGGAAATCATGTTGGCAAGGATAGTGAGGCAGCCACGAAAGGTGGGGATGACAAATTGAGGAAGGAGTTCACATTGGGGGATATTGTATGGATTAAGATCTATGACTCTTCATGGTGGCCTGCACAG GTTGTAGACGAGAACACCATAGGTGGGGGTGAAAAGATCGAGAAGAAAATGGAGGGTGGAGTTCTCACTCGACTCTATGGAAGCTATGAGTA cTTGTATGTGGACCCCATGAAATACCACTCTGAGTTTGAGAATGTGGGTGCAAATAATAGCACATTGTTTTTAAGCA GAAACAATCTTGTGAGGAAAAAGCTGATAGTTTATTCAATGATGTCGGGTAATGCCTATAGGATCTTTCTCAAATCAAATCTGGTGCTAAATCAAAGAGGAAAGCTTCTACACGTAAAG GATGGAGTAAAGAGTAATCTCTTGGAGGCAAAGGCTAGAGATGAATCATGCAAGGACAAAATATCAGTGCAAGATGGAgttaagaaaaagaagaaagcagATGGCCAAGACTCT GATGGGGTACAGAGGTCCACCACGGAAGCTGCTGTGGTTGACGTCTTGAAAACCCCAAAACAAGGGGATAGGAAAGACAAAAAAACAATCAGCAGCCCAATCTCT GCAACCAACTCATTAAAGTGCTCACAAGATATGAGCGCAAGGCGAATGCGAGTGATGCAGAGCCTTGGCTTGATTGCCCCATGCGGGTCCCCATTTCAAAGAGTTGGGCTCTGCAAGGTTGCATTGAGTCCATGA
- the LOC131235330 gene encoding uncharacterized protein LOC131235330 isoform X4 translates to MEVKHLKNVGNHVGKDSEAATKGGDDKLRKEFTLGDIVWIKIYDSSWWPAQVVDENTIGGGEKIEKKMEGGVLTRLYGSYEYLYVDPMKYHSEFENVGANNSTLFLSRNNLVRKKLIVYSMMSGNAYRIFLKSNLVLNQRGKLLHVKDGVKSNLLEAKARDESCKDKISVQDGVKKKKKADGQDSDMHAGRKRKQRDPSAENGVSVASKAGRPGSDGVQRSTTEAAVVDVLKTPKQGDRKDKKTISSPISATNSLKCSQDMSARRMRVMQSLGLIAPCGSPFQRVGLCKVALSP, encoded by the exons ATGGAAGTAAAACACCTCAAAAATGTTGGAAATCATGTTGGCAAGGATAGTGAGGCAGCCACGAAAGGTGGGGATGACAAATTGAGGAAGGAGTTCACATTGGGGGATATTGTATGGATTAAGATCTATGACTCTTCATGGTGGCCTGCACAG GTTGTAGACGAGAACACCATAGGTGGGGGTGAAAAGATCGAGAAGAAAATGGAGGGTGGAGTTCTCACTCGACTCTATGGAAGCTATGAGTA cTTGTATGTGGACCCCATGAAATACCACTCTGAGTTTGAGAATGTGGGTGCAAATAATAGCACATTGTTTTTAAGCA GAAACAATCTTGTGAGGAAAAAGCTGATAGTTTATTCAATGATGTCGGGTAATGCCTATAGGATCTTTCTCAAATCAAATCTGGTGCTAAATCAAAGAGGAAAGCTTCTACACGTAAAG GATGGAGTAAAGAGTAATCTCTTGGAGGCAAAGGCTAGAGATGAATCATGCAAGGACAAAATATCAGTGCAAGATGGAgttaagaaaaagaagaaagcagATGGCCAAGACTCT GATATGCATGCTGGTAGAAAGAGAAAGCAAAGAGATCCCTCTGCAGAAAATGGTGTTAGTGTTGCCTCGAAAGCAGGTCGCCCAGGCTCT GATGGGGTACAGAGGTCCACCACGGAAGCTGCTGTGGTTGACGTCTTGAAAACCCCAAAACAAGGGGATAGGAAAGACAAAAAAACAATCAGCAGCCCAATCTCT GCAACCAACTCATTAAAGTGCTCACAAGATATGAGCGCAAGGCGAATGCGAGTGATGCAGAGCCTTGGCTTGATTGCCCCATGCGGGTCCCCATTTCAAAGAGTTGGGCTCTGCAAGGTTGCATTGAGTCCATGA
- the LOC131235330 gene encoding histone H3-lysine(4) N-trimethyltransferase ATX1-like isoform X9, which translates to MEVKHLKNVGNHVGKDSEAATKGGDDKLRKEFTLGDIVWIKIYDSSWWPAQVVDENTIGGGEKIEKKMEGGVLTRLYGSYEYLYVDPMKYHSEFENVLKQNNCSVKEILNKALEQDLSQIKSGAKSKRKASTRKGKLQDGVKSNLLEAKARDESCKDKISVQDGVKKKKKADGQDSDGVQRSTTEAAVVDVLKTPKQGDRKDKKTISSPISATNSLKCSQDMSARRMRVMQSLGLIAPCGSPFQRVGLCKVALSP; encoded by the exons ATGGAAGTAAAACACCTCAAAAATGTTGGAAATCATGTTGGCAAGGATAGTGAGGCAGCCACGAAAGGTGGGGATGACAAATTGAGGAAGGAGTTCACATTGGGGGATATTGTATGGATTAAGATCTATGACTCTTCATGGTGGCCTGCACAG GTTGTAGACGAGAACACCATAGGTGGGGGTGAAAAGATCGAGAAGAAAATGGAGGGTGGAGTTCTCACTCGACTCTATGGAAGCTATGAGTA cTTGTATGTGGACCCCATGAAATACCACTCTGAGTTTGAGAAT GTTCTTAAGCAAAATAACTGTAGTGTCAAAGAGATTCTAAATAAAGCTTTGGAGCAG GATCTTTCTCAAATCAAATCTGGTGCTAAATCAAAGAGGAAAGCTTCTACACGTAAAG GAAAACTGCAGGATGGAGTAAAGAGTAATCTCTTGGAGGCAAAGGCTAGAGATGAATCATGCAAGGACAAAATATCAGTGCAAGATGGAgttaagaaaaagaagaaagcagATGGCCAAGACTCT GATGGGGTACAGAGGTCCACCACGGAAGCTGCTGTGGTTGACGTCTTGAAAACCCCAAAACAAGGGGATAGGAAAGACAAAAAAACAATCAGCAGCCCAATCTCT GCAACCAACTCATTAAAGTGCTCACAAGATATGAGCGCAAGGCGAATGCGAGTGATGCAGAGCCTTGGCTTGATTGCCCCATGCGGGTCCCCATTTCAAAGAGTTGGGCTCTGCAAGGTTGCATTGAGTCCATGA
- the LOC131235330 gene encoding uncharacterized protein LOC131235330 isoform X1, with protein sequence MEVKHLKNVGNHVGKDSEAATKGGDDKLRKEFTLGDIVWIKIYDSSWWPAQVVDENTIGGGEKIEKKMEGGVLTRLYGSYEYLYVDPMKYHSEFENVLKQNNCSVKEILNKALEQDLSQIKSGAKSKRKASTRKAIVEASRDKMPKQDRIETTQAMGSLGKLQDGVKSNLLEAKARDESCKDKISVQDGVKKKKKADGQDSDMHAGRKRKQRDPSAENGVSVASKAGRPGSDGVQRSTTEAAVVDVLKTPKQGDRKDKKTISSPISATNSLKCSQDMSARRMRVMQSLGLIAPCGSPFQRVGLCKVALSP encoded by the exons ATGGAAGTAAAACACCTCAAAAATGTTGGAAATCATGTTGGCAAGGATAGTGAGGCAGCCACGAAAGGTGGGGATGACAAATTGAGGAAGGAGTTCACATTGGGGGATATTGTATGGATTAAGATCTATGACTCTTCATGGTGGCCTGCACAG GTTGTAGACGAGAACACCATAGGTGGGGGTGAAAAGATCGAGAAGAAAATGGAGGGTGGAGTTCTCACTCGACTCTATGGAAGCTATGAGTA cTTGTATGTGGACCCCATGAAATACCACTCTGAGTTTGAGAAT GTTCTTAAGCAAAATAACTGTAGTGTCAAAGAGATTCTAAATAAAGCTTTGGAGCAG GATCTTTCTCAAATCAAATCTGGTGCTAAATCAAAGAGGAAAGCTTCTACACGTAAAG CTATAGTTGAAGCTTCTAGAGATAAAATGCCTAAGCAAGATAGGATTGAGACAACTCAGGCAATGGGTTCTTTAGGAAAACTGCAGGATGGAGTAAAGAGTAATCTCTTGGAGGCAAAGGCTAGAGATGAATCATGCAAGGACAAAATATCAGTGCAAGATGGAgttaagaaaaagaagaaagcagATGGCCAAGACTCT GATATGCATGCTGGTAGAAAGAGAAAGCAAAGAGATCCCTCTGCAGAAAATGGTGTTAGTGTTGCCTCGAAAGCAGGTCGCCCAGGCTCT GATGGGGTACAGAGGTCCACCACGGAAGCTGCTGTGGTTGACGTCTTGAAAACCCCAAAACAAGGGGATAGGAAAGACAAAAAAACAATCAGCAGCCCAATCTCT GCAACCAACTCATTAAAGTGCTCACAAGATATGAGCGCAAGGCGAATGCGAGTGATGCAGAGCCTTGGCTTGATTGCCCCATGCGGGTCCCCATTTCAAAGAGTTGGGCTCTGCAAGGTTGCATTGAGTCCATGA
- the LOC131235330 gene encoding uncharacterized protein LOC131235330 isoform X2 codes for MEVKHLKNVGNHVGKDSEAATKGGDDKLRKEFTLGDIVWIKIYDSSWWPAQVVDENTIGGGEKIEKKMEGGVLTRLYGSYEYLYVDPMKYHSEFENVLKQNNCSVKEILNKALEQDLSQIKSGAKSKRKASTRKVEASRDKMPKQDRIETTQAMGSLGKLQDGVKSNLLEAKARDESCKDKISVQDGVKKKKKADGQDSDMHAGRKRKQRDPSAENGVSVASKAGRPGSDGVQRSTTEAAVVDVLKTPKQGDRKDKKTISSPISATNSLKCSQDMSARRMRVMQSLGLIAPCGSPFQRVGLCKVALSP; via the exons ATGGAAGTAAAACACCTCAAAAATGTTGGAAATCATGTTGGCAAGGATAGTGAGGCAGCCACGAAAGGTGGGGATGACAAATTGAGGAAGGAGTTCACATTGGGGGATATTGTATGGATTAAGATCTATGACTCTTCATGGTGGCCTGCACAG GTTGTAGACGAGAACACCATAGGTGGGGGTGAAAAGATCGAGAAGAAAATGGAGGGTGGAGTTCTCACTCGACTCTATGGAAGCTATGAGTA cTTGTATGTGGACCCCATGAAATACCACTCTGAGTTTGAGAAT GTTCTTAAGCAAAATAACTGTAGTGTCAAAGAGATTCTAAATAAAGCTTTGGAGCAG GATCTTTCTCAAATCAAATCTGGTGCTAAATCAAAGAGGAAAGCTTCTACACGTAAAG TTGAAGCTTCTAGAGATAAAATGCCTAAGCAAGATAGGATTGAGACAACTCAGGCAATGGGTTCTTTAGGAAAACTGCAGGATGGAGTAAAGAGTAATCTCTTGGAGGCAAAGGCTAGAGATGAATCATGCAAGGACAAAATATCAGTGCAAGATGGAgttaagaaaaagaagaaagcagATGGCCAAGACTCT GATATGCATGCTGGTAGAAAGAGAAAGCAAAGAGATCCCTCTGCAGAAAATGGTGTTAGTGTTGCCTCGAAAGCAGGTCGCCCAGGCTCT GATGGGGTACAGAGGTCCACCACGGAAGCTGCTGTGGTTGACGTCTTGAAAACCCCAAAACAAGGGGATAGGAAAGACAAAAAAACAATCAGCAGCCCAATCTCT GCAACCAACTCATTAAAGTGCTCACAAGATATGAGCGCAAGGCGAATGCGAGTGATGCAGAGCCTTGGCTTGATTGCCCCATGCGGGTCCCCATTTCAAAGAGTTGGGCTCTGCAAGGTTGCATTGAGTCCATGA
- the LOC131235330 gene encoding uncharacterized protein LOC131235330 isoform X7 gives MEVKHLKNVGNHVGKDSEAATKGGDDKLRKEFTLGDIVWIKIYDSSWWPAQVLKQNNCSVKEILNKALEQDLSQIKSGAKSKRKASTRKAIVEASRDKMPKQDRIETTQAMGSLGKLQDGVKSNLLEAKARDESCKDKISVQDGVKKKKKADGQDSDMHAGRKRKQRDPSAENGVSVASKAGRPGSDGVQRSTTEAAVVDVLKTPKQGDRKDKKTISSPISATNSLKCSQDMSARRMRVMQSLGLIAPCGSPFQRVGLCKVALSP, from the exons ATGGAAGTAAAACACCTCAAAAATGTTGGAAATCATGTTGGCAAGGATAGTGAGGCAGCCACGAAAGGTGGGGATGACAAATTGAGGAAGGAGTTCACATTGGGGGATATTGTATGGATTAAGATCTATGACTCTTCATGGTGGCCTGCACAG GTTCTTAAGCAAAATAACTGTAGTGTCAAAGAGATTCTAAATAAAGCTTTGGAGCAG GATCTTTCTCAAATCAAATCTGGTGCTAAATCAAAGAGGAAAGCTTCTACACGTAAAG CTATAGTTGAAGCTTCTAGAGATAAAATGCCTAAGCAAGATAGGATTGAGACAACTCAGGCAATGGGTTCTTTAGGAAAACTGCAGGATGGAGTAAAGAGTAATCTCTTGGAGGCAAAGGCTAGAGATGAATCATGCAAGGACAAAATATCAGTGCAAGATGGAgttaagaaaaagaagaaagcagATGGCCAAGACTCT GATATGCATGCTGGTAGAAAGAGAAAGCAAAGAGATCCCTCTGCAGAAAATGGTGTTAGTGTTGCCTCGAAAGCAGGTCGCCCAGGCTCT GATGGGGTACAGAGGTCCACCACGGAAGCTGCTGTGGTTGACGTCTTGAAAACCCCAAAACAAGGGGATAGGAAAGACAAAAAAACAATCAGCAGCCCAATCTCT GCAACCAACTCATTAAAGTGCTCACAAGATATGAGCGCAAGGCGAATGCGAGTGATGCAGAGCCTTGGCTTGATTGCCCCATGCGGGTCCCCATTTCAAAGAGTTGGGCTCTGCAAGGTTGCATTGAGTCCATGA
- the LOC131235330 gene encoding uncharacterized protein LOC131235330 isoform X5 — protein sequence MEVKHLKNVGNHVGKDSEAATKGGDDKLRKEFTLGDIVWIKIYDSSWWPAQVVDENTIGGGEKIEKKMEGGVLTRLYGSYEYLYVDPMKYHSEFENVLKQNNCSVKEILNKALEQDLSQIKSGAKSKRKASTRKGKLQDGVKSNLLEAKARDESCKDKISVQDGVKKKKKADGQDSDMHAGRKRKQRDPSAENGVSVASKAGRPGSDGVQRSTTEAAVVDVLKTPKQGDRKDKKTISSPISATNSLKCSQDMSARRMRVMQSLGLIAPCGSPFQRVGLCKVALSP from the exons ATGGAAGTAAAACACCTCAAAAATGTTGGAAATCATGTTGGCAAGGATAGTGAGGCAGCCACGAAAGGTGGGGATGACAAATTGAGGAAGGAGTTCACATTGGGGGATATTGTATGGATTAAGATCTATGACTCTTCATGGTGGCCTGCACAG GTTGTAGACGAGAACACCATAGGTGGGGGTGAAAAGATCGAGAAGAAAATGGAGGGTGGAGTTCTCACTCGACTCTATGGAAGCTATGAGTA cTTGTATGTGGACCCCATGAAATACCACTCTGAGTTTGAGAAT GTTCTTAAGCAAAATAACTGTAGTGTCAAAGAGATTCTAAATAAAGCTTTGGAGCAG GATCTTTCTCAAATCAAATCTGGTGCTAAATCAAAGAGGAAAGCTTCTACACGTAAAG GAAAACTGCAGGATGGAGTAAAGAGTAATCTCTTGGAGGCAAAGGCTAGAGATGAATCATGCAAGGACAAAATATCAGTGCAAGATGGAgttaagaaaaagaagaaagcagATGGCCAAGACTCT GATATGCATGCTGGTAGAAAGAGAAAGCAAAGAGATCCCTCTGCAGAAAATGGTGTTAGTGTTGCCTCGAAAGCAGGTCGCCCAGGCTCT GATGGGGTACAGAGGTCCACCACGGAAGCTGCTGTGGTTGACGTCTTGAAAACCCCAAAACAAGGGGATAGGAAAGACAAAAAAACAATCAGCAGCCCAATCTCT GCAACCAACTCATTAAAGTGCTCACAAGATATGAGCGCAAGGCGAATGCGAGTGATGCAGAGCCTTGGCTTGATTGCCCCATGCGGGTCCCCATTTCAAAGAGTTGGGCTCTGCAAGGTTGCATTGAGTCCATGA